In Daphnia magna isolate NIES linkage group LG7, ASM2063170v1.1, whole genome shotgun sequence, a single genomic region encodes these proteins:
- the LOC116933910 gene encoding uncharacterized protein LOC116933910 — MNGNFAPTAANLRARFPIVFWILLLLVIGSIIYFIYFIQQSGDFSNQQQIELKSTPTLDERINILVEEKQILEVKVKACEEEKKKFSLTLGEKIKLLKDVVENSEEQLIQRLEKDVQTLQANATIHQEFFNYFSNVSRQLAYPGVEFYTRYNVARLGLRPLAGIEPLKPEFGPVINDVLSYQYSLTVPPCRDVAGVNRTVFVAIISATDNFEKRNTTRPLWPTLLKAQQDKGVMGIAGFAFILGKPDQIETQKRIEEESQMYGDIIQIEMVDTYRNLTLKLVGLFNWLHTRNCSKVDFVVKADDDVFVNVRNLAHFVQSQPRHDTNLTIFGTSAGNLWPARDGKWELTYEEWPWHSFPRYFNGPAVLFPGNTIVPMLASFQTTPMLHIDDLYFSGICVERAGIKNSYSTNSTNVFEYAPPESLDACDLRRFISWRTWSSSNKNNSYVATEDFYNNRTQCIVIGANNETILTIDYTEPVHFYFLSE; from the exons ATGAATGGAAATTTCGCGCCAACTGCCGCCAACTTGAGAGCTCGatttccaattgttttttggattttgttgttattgGTCATCGGCAGTATTATTTATTTCATCTACTTCATACAACAATCCGGCGACTTCAGCAATCAACAGCAG ATAGAGTTAAAATCTACGCCAACTTTAGACGAAAGGATCAACATTTTAGTCGAAGAAAAACAGATTCTAGAAGTGAAAGTAAAAGCGTgcgaagaagagaagaaaaaatttagtttgaCGTTAGGcgagaaaataaaattgctCAAGGACGTCGTAGAAAACAGTGAAGAACAATTAATCCAACGTCTTGAAAAAGACGTTCAAACCCTCCAAGCGAACGCAACTATCCATCAAGAGTTTTTCAATTacttttcaaatgtttcaCGTCAATTGGCCTATCCCGGAGTGGAGTTCTACACGCGTTACAACGTGGCTCGTTTGGGATTGCGGCCTTTAGCTGGAATCGAACCGCTCAAACCGGAATTCGGTCCAGTCATCAACGACGTGCTCTCGTACCAATATTCCCTCACCGTGCCTCCTTGCCGGGATGTGGCCGGTGTCAATCGCACTGTGTTCGTAGCCATCATTTCAGCTACGGACAATTTCGAGAAACGAAATACAACGAGGCCGTTGTGGCCAACACTTTTGAAAGCCCAACAGGACAAAGGTGTGATGGGCATCGCCGGATTCGCGTTCATTTTGGgcaaaccggatcaaatagaAACACAAAAACGGATCGAAGAGGAGAGTCAAATGTACGGCGATATCATTCAAATCGAAATGGTTGACACGTACAGAAATTTGACCCTCAAACTGGTCGGACTTTTCAATTGGTTGCACACCCGAAATTGTtccaaagtggattttgtcgTCAAGGCGGACGACGATGTCTTCGTCAATGTTCGAAATTTAGCTCACTTTGTCCAATCTCAGCCTCGTCACGACACCAATCTGACCATCTTTGGAACTTCAGCTGGAAATCTGTGGCCGGCGCGAg ATGGCAAATGGGAATTGACTTACGAGGAGTGGCCATGGCATAGTTTTCCACGTTATTTCAACGGACCGGCCGTATTATTCCCTGGCAACACGATCGTTCCCATGTTGGCCTCCTTCCAAACGACGCCCATGCTGCACATCGACGACCTCTATTTCAGTGGCATTTGCGTCGAAAGGGCTGGAATCAAAAACAGCTACTCTACCAACTCAACCAA TGTTTTCGAATATGCGCCTCCTGAGTCCCTGGATGCGTGCGATTTGCGACGGTTCATTTCGTGGCGGACTTGGTCCAGCAGCAATAAGAACAACTCGTACGTGGCAACCGAAGACTTTTACAACAACAGAACCCAATGCATCGTTATTGGGGCCAATAACGAAACCATTTTGACAATCGATTACACTGAACCcgttcatttttatttcctcaGTGAATAA
- the LOC116933909 gene encoding lactosylceramide 1,3-N-acetyl-beta-D-glucosaminyltransferase isoform X1, producing MNWGWLYNVNTFAVLGSLLILGSSIIYVTQPTTIFTYQQASDLSTRIKEETISVLVNEKQILEWKLKLYEEDMMSMTTLLEVTQHLNTALVDKIELLGQVTAKRSGQFQTNQSIQQLQKQKEMLEANATIHRDFFHDASRFLYNTSYPGVENYTRYIVTLRGMLPLDGIEPIKPEFGAVINDVLSFKYPITVPFCRDVETNGTGPLVFIAVNSAPGNFHKREVIRQTWVTRLKADCEQGLLNLAGFAFVVGRTDNNETQIKIENESKTFDDIIQIDMFDFYRNLSVKVAGLFNWLYRNCRQTDFLLKVDDDVYVNVRNVAHFVTQFQYQSNYTIFGISPGIFYPQRAGKWALTYEEWPWSQYPDYFLGPAVLLPAHTILPLLAAFQVTPMSPFDDLYYTGMCREKAGIKIRYSVNATSVFVMGLPHPPTPCYVRRHISFLIPDENQLKLWHNATDDFYNNRTQCIVDGSNGTNITIDHIQPSQFYFTEPKI from the exons atgaattGGGGGTGGTTATATAATGTCAATACATTTGCAGTTTTGGGTTCACTGTTGATATTAGGCAGTTCCATCATATACGTCACTCAACCGACCACAATATTCACCTATCAGCAG GCATCAGATTTGAGCAcgagaataaaagaagaaaccatCAGTGTTTTGGTAAACGAAAAACAGATCTTGGAATGGAAGTTGAAATTATACGAAGAAGACATGATGAGCATGACTACCTTACTCGAAGTTACACAACATTTGAATACTGCTTTGGTTGACAAAATTGAATTACTGGGCCAAGTAACAGCAAAGAGGTCAGGACAGTTTCAAACAAACCAATCCATTCAACaattgcaaaaacaaaaagaaatgctcGAAGCCAATGCGACGATTCATCGAGACTTTTTCCATGACGCATCTCGTTTTTTGTACAATACTTCCTACCCTGGAGTGGAGAATTACACGCGTTACATTGTGACTCTGCGAGGAATGTTACCATTAGACGGAATCGAACCAATTAAGCCGGAATTCGGTGCAGTCATCAACGATGTACTTTCGTTCAAGTATCCAATCACTGTCCCATTTTGCCGGGACGTCGAAACGAATGGAACTGGACCTTTAGTGTTTATAGCCGTCAATTCAGCGCCGGGTAACTTCCATAAACGAGAAGTCATCCGCCAAACGTGGGTGACTCGTTTGAAAGCCGATTGTGAGCAAGGATTGCTAAATCTGGCAGGTTTCGCTTTCGTTGTGGGTCGGACGGACAACAACGAAACGCAAATCAAAATCGAAAATGAAAGCAAAACTTttgatgacatcatccaaatagACATGTTTGATTTCTACCGCAATTTATCCGTCAAAGTGGCTGGTTTATTCAATTGGCTGTACAGAAACTGTCGTCAAACGGATTTCCTATTAAAAGTGGATGACGATGTCTACGTCAACGTGCGCAACGTGGCCCATTTCGTGACGCAGTTTCAATATCAATCCAACTACACCATATTCGGAATCTCTCCTGGTATCTTTTATCCCCAACGAG cTGGTAAATGGGCTTTGACGTACGAAGAATGGCCGTGGAGTCAATATCCCGATTATTTCTTGGGACCAGCTGTTTTGCTTCCAGCTCACACGATCCTACCGCTATTGGCCGCCTTCCAGGTGACGCCCATGAGCCCTTTCGATGACCTGTACTACACCGGCATGTGCAGAGAAAAGGCCGGCATCAAAATCCGCTATTCCGTCAATGCAACCAG CGTCTTCGTGATGGGCCTGCCACATCCTCCCACTCCATGCTACGTGCGGCGACACATTTCGTTTTTGATCCCCGACGAGAATCAATTGAAACTCTGGCATAATGCGACCGATGATTTTTACAACAATAGGACCCAGTGCATTGTGGATGGATCCAATGGGACCAACATAACAATCGATCACATCCAACCCTCACAGTTTTATTTTACAGAACCTAAAATATAA
- the LOC116926801 gene encoding LOW QUALITY PROTEIN: uncharacterized protein LOC116926801 (The sequence of the model RefSeq protein was modified relative to this genomic sequence to represent the inferred CDS: deleted 1 base in 1 codon), producing MPQFMQIEFLLLVFGWSTCFLMASLDAVVPKYMEQLANGYNLCGKGSFLSSNDGDTLTQRGRLTSKATKLNVCLTECRDGEARTENGTIIPYSFARGERRLCSFKIMATSDQHIHLSCSAIQLTNILSVPPSSLRFEGAADVDVNPPSVNKTYTSIGKQIVLFSELRDGDWFECSWITHTAITTKQESITSFQTCRDKNSTAASGVIQPFINSTGECVFSITAPSDQRIEISCSIVNFNYFDSWLRLEGIVDIGVWIPATKRVYITKGNQIKLYARLRQSEWFDCKWKTVPRPISNEIKRKECYVVTRDASSTASNGTISTLRDNVVGQPRYCHFSIIAPIGYQVEIFCTVLNFTSVTSFMRLEYITETNVSKPGRNKIYTSINEVLRLESLVDNSDWFECNWTTAPKKTTPSMTTPSMTTPSMTTPSMTTPSMTTPSMTTPSMTTPSMTTPSMTTPSRRLHPRRRARNPFPLIICENYATTATGIIRPLDNYMVFFGDGRYCNFRISAPVDQFIQISCSFVNTSTSLSLQILNVLDVEAIPPVFNRVYTSKTYYLDVYSRLRKPDWFSCRWAMIPAPSSTKTDYKFCQHGMATTANRTIRLIDGMTAGEWRYCFFYIVAPVDHQIQFSCPAVQLTTNTSTFTMSGAIEGEGLYLQGGGSYLIPELGRLYLSKSRNLYLQSRFNSTDRIDCNWTSIRALPASTSQFKLCRHGEATSLNGTIQPLGNTTGAGQTMECMFSVIAPLDQRVQMVCSDVNLMSSTSYLGIKDIVDVNVYKAVANRVYTSGVNALHMFSRISSSDWFDCKWTTIASLPANATEFKLCRDKETRTYSNGTIQLLDVLEEPRECWFNIIAPLNRKEIYISCPFVSLNSTTSYLKISGIKEYVVSPPVLGKTYVSDGNKQIGVRARLNQRDWFVCNWVSA from the exons ATGCCTCAATTTATgcaaattgaatttcttctcCTCGTTTTTGGTTGGTCAACTTGCTTCCTAATGGCCAGTCTTGATGCTGTGGTGCCAAAATACATGGAGCAACTTGCCAATGGCTAC AATTTGTGCGGGAAGGGCAGTTTCCTGAGCTCCAACGACGGTGACACATTGACACAACGTGGTCGTCTCACATCAAAAGCAACGAAG TTGAATGTGTGTTTGACAGAATGTCGTGATGGAGAGGCGAGAACAGAAAATGGGACGATTATTCCCTATTCCTTTGCACGTGGTGAAAGGAGATTGTGTTCTTTCAAAATCATGGCAACTAGTGATCAACATATCCATTTGTCTTGCTCTGCCATCCAGCTCACCAACATCTTGTCTGTTCCACCAAGTTCGCTGAGA TTCGAAGGCGCGGCAGATGTCGACGTAAATCCTCCTTCTGTAAACAAAACCTACACTTCAATTGGCAAGCAGATTGTGCTGTTTTCTGAATTACGTGATGGGGACTGGTTTGAGTGCAGTTGGATCACACATACAGCAATAACTACTAAACAAGAATCGATTACTTCCTTCCAAA CGTGTCGCGACAAGAATTCGACAGCAGCCAGTGGCGTCATTCAACCTTTTATTAACTCGACTGGCGAATGTGTTTTTTCCATCACTGCACCGTCTGATCAACGAATAGAAATATCGTGCTCCATCgtcaatttcaattatttcgACAGTTGGTTGAGG CTGGAAGGCATCGTCGATATTGGCGTGTGGATACCTGCCACGAAGAGGGTTTACATCACCAAAGGCAATCAGATCAAGTTGTACGCACGACTGAGACAATCTGAATGGTTCGATTGCAAATGGAAAACTGTGCCTAGGCCAATTTCGAACGAGATTAAACGTAAAGAGTGT TATGTCGTGACTCGTGATGCAAGTTCAACAGCCTCCAATGGAACAATTTCGACTTTAAGGGATAATGTGGTGGGACAACCGAGATATTGCCATTTTAGCATCATTGCACCAATTGGCTATCAAGTAGAAATATTTTGCACGGTACTCAACTTCACGAGTGTTACGAGCTTTATGAGG CTCGAGTATATCACCGAAACTAACGTGAGTAAACCCGGACGGAACAAGATCTACACGTCTATCAACGAAGTTTTGCGACTGGAATCTCTGGTTGACAATTCTGATTGGTTCGAGTGTAACTGGACAACAGCCCCTAAGAAGACGACTCCATCCATGACGACTCCATCCATGACGACTCCATCCATGACGACTCCATCCATGACGACTCCATCCATGACGACTCCATCCATGACGACTCCATCCATGACGACTCCATCCATGACGACTCCATCCATGACGACTCCATCCA GACGACTCCATCCACGACGACGAGCCAGAAACCCCTTCCCACTTATTATA TGTGAAAATTATGCCACAACAGCTACCGGTATTATTCGACCGTTGGATAATTACATGGTATTTTTCGGAGATGGACGCTATTGCAATTTCAGGATTAGCGCACCCGTCGACCAGTTTATTCAAATTTCCTGTTCTTTTGTCAACACAAGCACCTCCCTATCTTTGCAA ATTCTTAACGTTCTTGACGTTGAAGCCATTCCACCAGTTTTTAACAGAGTCTACACGTCGAAAACGTATTACCTGGACGTGTACTCTCGTCTTCGCAAACCGGATTGGTTTTCTTGCAGGTGGGCGATGATTCCAGCACCGTCATCAACCAAAACGGATTACAAAT TCTGTCAACATGGAATGGCTACGACGGCCAACAGGACCATCCGCTTAATAGATGGGATGACAGCGGGAGAATGGAGATATTGTTTCTTTTACATAGTGGCACCTGTTGATCATCAGATTCAATTTTCTTGCCCGGCTGTCCAATTAACTACCAATACGAGTACATTTACT ATGAGTGGAGCAATTGAGGGTGAAGGACTTTACCTGCAGGGCGGTGGTTCTTATTTAATACCCGAATTGGGCAGGCTGTATCTTTCGAAATCGAGAAATCTTTACCTTCAATCTCGATTCAACAGCACCGACCGCATAGATTGCAATTGGACGTCGATAAGAGCCTTGCCAGCGTCGACCTCGCAATTCAAAT TGTGTCGCCATGGTGAGGCAACGAGCTTGAATGGCACAATCCAACCGTTGGGTAATACAACTGGTGCTGGGCAAACGATGGAATGTATGTTCAGCGTTATTGCTCCTCTTGATCAGCGCGTTCAAATGGTTTGTTCGGACGTTAATCTGATGTCCTCCACGAGTTATTTGGGG ATAAAGGATATTGTGGATGTGAATGTGTACAAAGCTGTGGCCAACCGGGTATACACATCAGGTGtaaacgcgttgcacatgttTTCTCGAATTAGCAGTTCAGATTGGTTCGATTGTAAATGGACGACTATTGCGTCACTTCCAGCGAATGCAACCGAATTCAAAT TGTGTCGAGATAAAGAGACGAGAACGTATAGCAATGGGACTATTCAACTACTTGATGTGTTGGAAGAGCCGAGAGAGTGTTGGTTTAACATAATCGCACCTTTAAATCGCAAGGAAATTTACATATCTTGTCCGTTCGTTAGCCTCAATTCAACTACGAGTTATTTGAAA ATAAGTGGAATTAAGGAATATGTTGTGAGTCCGCCTGTGTTGGGCAAGACTTATGTATCGGACGGTAATAAACAAATTGGCGTGAGGGCTCGTCTCAATCAACGCGATTGGTTTGTATGCAACTGGGTGTCGGCGTAG
- the LOC116933909 gene encoding beta-1,3-galactosyltransferase 5 isoform X2 has protein sequence MMSMTTLLEVTQHLNTALVDKIELLGQVTAKRSGQFQTNQSIQQLQKQKEMLEANATIHRDFFHDASRFLYNTSYPGVENYTRYIVTLRGMLPLDGIEPIKPEFGAVINDVLSFKYPITVPFCRDVETNGTGPLVFIAVNSAPGNFHKREVIRQTWVTRLKADCEQGLLNLAGFAFVVGRTDNNETQIKIENESKTFDDIIQIDMFDFYRNLSVKVAGLFNWLYRNCRQTDFLLKVDDDVYVNVRNVAHFVTQFQYQSNYTIFGISPGIFYPQRAGKWALTYEEWPWSQYPDYFLGPAVLLPAHTILPLLAAFQVTPMSPFDDLYYTGMCREKAGIKIRYSVNATSVFVMGLPHPPTPCYVRRHISFLIPDENQLKLWHNATDDFYNNRTQCIVDGSNGTNITIDHIQPSQFYFTEPKI, from the exons ATGATGAGCATGACTACCTTACTCGAAGTTACACAACATTTGAATACTGCTTTGGTTGACAAAATTGAATTACTGGGCCAAGTAACAGCAAAGAGGTCAGGACAGTTTCAAACAAACCAATCCATTCAACaattgcaaaaacaaaaagaaatgctcGAAGCCAATGCGACGATTCATCGAGACTTTTTCCATGACGCATCTCGTTTTTTGTACAATACTTCCTACCCTGGAGTGGAGAATTACACGCGTTACATTGTGACTCTGCGAGGAATGTTACCATTAGACGGAATCGAACCAATTAAGCCGGAATTCGGTGCAGTCATCAACGATGTACTTTCGTTCAAGTATCCAATCACTGTCCCATTTTGCCGGGACGTCGAAACGAATGGAACTGGACCTTTAGTGTTTATAGCCGTCAATTCAGCGCCGGGTAACTTCCATAAACGAGAAGTCATCCGCCAAACGTGGGTGACTCGTTTGAAAGCCGATTGTGAGCAAGGATTGCTAAATCTGGCAGGTTTCGCTTTCGTTGTGGGTCGGACGGACAACAACGAAACGCAAATCAAAATCGAAAATGAAAGCAAAACTTttgatgacatcatccaaatagACATGTTTGATTTCTACCGCAATTTATCCGTCAAAGTGGCTGGTTTATTCAATTGGCTGTACAGAAACTGTCGTCAAACGGATTTCCTATTAAAAGTGGATGACGATGTCTACGTCAACGTGCGCAACGTGGCCCATTTCGTGACGCAGTTTCAATATCAATCCAACTACACCATATTCGGAATCTCTCCTGGTATCTTTTATCCCCAACGAG cTGGTAAATGGGCTTTGACGTACGAAGAATGGCCGTGGAGTCAATATCCCGATTATTTCTTGGGACCAGCTGTTTTGCTTCCAGCTCACACGATCCTACCGCTATTGGCCGCCTTCCAGGTGACGCCCATGAGCCCTTTCGATGACCTGTACTACACCGGCATGTGCAGAGAAAAGGCCGGCATCAAAATCCGCTATTCCGTCAATGCAACCAG CGTCTTCGTGATGGGCCTGCCACATCCTCCCACTCCATGCTACGTGCGGCGACACATTTCGTTTTTGATCCCCGACGAGAATCAATTGAAACTCTGGCATAATGCGACCGATGATTTTTACAACAATAGGACCCAGTGCATTGTGGATGGATCCAATGGGACCAACATAACAATCGATCACATCCAACCCTCACAGTTTTATTTTACAGAACCTAAAATATAA